The DNA sequence CGGACACCCTTGGAGCACGAACCGAGCTATTCGATCTGGTCACTTTTTCAGGATAGAAATGGAATAGTCTGGATTGGAACCTTCAATGGAGGATTGTTCAAGGTGGATCCGTATCTGAGGCAATTTCCTAAAGTGCAGCGCAGGCCCGGAGTGCTTCATTCCCTCAGCTATGATCTGGTCAGTTCTTTCGCGGAGGAACCCGATGGAACCTTGTGGATCGGAACGGATGGGGGAGGACTGAATCGGCAAGACCTTGAAACGGGCCAATTCGAACACTTTGTGGCTGATCCTCAAGACGCTTTCAGCATTCCTACCAATGCAGTCATCTCGCTCCTTCAGGACCAAGATGGGGATCTCTGGATAGGGACATACAGTGGGGGAGTCGCTCGAAAAAGGCAAGGCTCAAATCGCTTCGAAAGATTTCCCCTAATCGCCCAAAACCAAGCCCAATACCACGGAGCGGATGTATTTGACCTGATGGAGGATGATCGGGGGAATATCTGGATCGGAACTCACCGCAATGGTGTTTTCATCTTTTTGAAGGCGAAGAATGAATTTGTCCGATTGGTTCCCGATGATCAGGACTCCCTAGCTATCACGGGGAGGCGAGTTCAAGTCCTGATGCAGGATACATCGGGAGCTTTTTGGCTGGGAGCAGAAAATGCGGGGATGGACCGAATCTGGCTGGATGAAACCTACAGAATCATCCGAAAACAACACTATCAATTTGATTCAGCGGATTCTACAAGCCTCAGTAGCAATACACTCACTCGACTTTTTCAGGACTCCAAAGGCCGAGTCTGGATCACTACGCTAGACAATGGACTCAATCTGTACCTGCCCGAGGCGGATGAATTTCGGCGGTTCGGAATGGAAGATGGACTTCCCTCCAATATGCTCTTTAGCATCGAGGAAGACTTGGCCGGCAACCTTTGGATCAGTTCCAATGCGGGCCTTTCCAGCATGAATGCCGATTTCCAATTCGAAAACTTCGATGAACTCGATGGTCTTCAATCGGCGGAATTTATCCGAAACGCTAGCTTGAGGAGTCGTTCGGGCGAGTTACTTTTTGGTGGCATTCAGGGATTCAATCGATTTGATCCCGCGCAGATCCAGCACAATCCCAATCCACCTCCGGTCCTGATCACTGGTTTTCAAGTGCTCAACGCCCCTGAGGCTCCCCACTGGCAGGGCAATCCCATCCGTGATCGGGTCGGCCCCCAACCGTTGCAACTCTCCCACGACCAGCACGATTTCGGCCTGCAATTTTCTGTCCTGAACTTCACTCAGCCTTCAAAAAACCTCTTTGCCTACCGGCTTGATCCCTACGAAGACCAATGGAACTATCCTGAAAATGGCTACAACATCCAGTATCTCAATGTCCCGCCGGGGACCTACACGTTTAGGGTGCGCGGCGCCAACAACGACGGGGTCTGGAATGGGGAAGAGGATCGGTTGAGACTGCTCATTTCACCTCCTTGGTGGCATTCGGCGGGGGCTTATGCACTGTACGGGCTGTTGTTGTTGGGGGCATTGCTGATCAGCCGGAATATGCTTCTGACACGGGAAAGGCTCAAGGGGAAATTGGCTCTTGAACAGCTGAATCTCGCCAAAACTCAAGAACTCAGTGAACTGAAATCTAGGTTCTTCGCCAATATCTCCCACGAATTCCGGACCCCGCTGACGTTGATTCTGGGGCCGCTAAGTTCATTGATGGATCGTCCGGGTACCCAGCCATTCCGTCGGCAACTGGGATTGATGCATCACCACGCCCGAGGCCTGCTGGACTTGGTCAATGAAATTCTCCAATTGGCCAAGCTCGAATCCGGCTCGCTTCCGTTGCAGGTGGAACCTCTCGATGTGGATGAAACGCTAAGACCGTGGGTACTCCCTTTTTTTGAATTGGCGGATCAACAGGACATCCAGTTTCAGTGTGTCTTTTTGGAAGCGGAGACCACCCTGTATGCCGACCGTGAAAAGCTCCAAAAGATCCTCACCAATCTGCTCTCCAATGCTTTCAAGTACACGCCTGAGTTCGGCAAAATTCACTTTAGGGCGAAGAAATCAGGGACCCGGCTCATACTGGAAGTGGAGGATTCTGGTCCGGGGATTTCGGTTGGAGATATGCCTCGGATCTTTGATCGGTTTTATCATGGGAGCCACGCAGCCTCCGGGACGGGCATTGGTCTGGCGTTGGTCAAGGAGCTGGTAGACATGCACCAAGGCAAGATCGAAGTGGAAAGTCAGGCCGGCAAAGGCACGATTTTTCGAGTAGATCTGCGGTTGGGAAGCGAGCATTTTGCGGAGAATTTGACTTCCGAACCTGCTCAAGATCAAGCTCGATTAGGGGTTCAAGAATGGGCACCCGTGCATTCGCCGATTCGTTCTCAGGCGACTGAGGTTCTCACGGCCAACGCTGAGACTCCGGCAGTCCTGATTGTGGAGGATCATACCGATATGCGAGAGTTCTTGCAGGAGATCCTTCAACCGAGCTTTCAAGTTTTGGAGGCTAGGGACGGTGTACAGGCATGGATGATCATCGAGCGATCTGCCCCTGATTTGATTATCTCAGATGCGATGATGCCCGAGATGGATGGATTTGAACTTTGTCGACAGGTGAAGACCACCGCACGGACTGCTCACATCCCATTTGTCATGCTCACGGCCAAGTCCTCGCCAGAAGGGGTGCAGCGGGGCATTGAGCACGGTGCAGATCTCTACCTGACCAAACCTTTCGAGCCGCGAATCCTTCAGATGCACCTCGACAATCTCCTCCGCAATCGTGCACGCGTCCGAGACCATTTTCTGCATGGCCAAGATGTCAAGCTCACTCCCGAGGAGATTCGGATTGCGCCGCAGGATCGCGCGTTTCTGGATCGGGTCGTGAGGGTGATCGAGTCTCATATTGGCGATTCTGAGCTGGGGATCG is a window from the Pontibacter sp. G13 genome containing:
- a CDS encoding two-component regulator propeller domain-containing protein encodes the protein MRFFLWALAIWLSLPVARANPPLKFHQVLGNLSQHTITTIHEDRYGFIWCGTRHGLNKFDGLRFNAYFQDGSSNSIPHNYLKDSHATDSGFWMATSGGFSFFDYRTQTFEHWLEGPKDSLGLTSDLGVRVLEARSGQVWMATERGLNLLSPDRSSIRHLLHDPADLTTLSDNFVTSVAEDSLGGIWVGTLNAGLNHWLPASQSFRRIVHFPETQEPMRVRCMESGKSHVWVGTEHGVIQLSPQGKMTRLADLVTGALSQVLNASIVLSLMEDDMGKLWVGTERNGLIVVDLAKGKGSIYPIQRTPLEHEPSYSIWSLFQDRNGIVWIGTFNGGLFKVDPYLRQFPKVQRRPGVLHSLSYDLVSSFAEEPDGTLWIGTDGGGLNRQDLETGQFEHFVADPQDAFSIPTNAVISLLQDQDGDLWIGTYSGGVARKRQGSNRFERFPLIAQNQAQYHGADVFDLMEDDRGNIWIGTHRNGVFIFLKAKNEFVRLVPDDQDSLAITGRRVQVLMQDTSGAFWLGAENAGMDRIWLDETYRIIRKQHYQFDSADSTSLSSNTLTRLFQDSKGRVWITTLDNGLNLYLPEADEFRRFGMEDGLPSNMLFSIEEDLAGNLWISSNAGLSSMNADFQFENFDELDGLQSAEFIRNASLRSRSGELLFGGIQGFNRFDPAQIQHNPNPPPVLITGFQVLNAPEAPHWQGNPIRDRVGPQPLQLSHDQHDFGLQFSVLNFTQPSKNLFAYRLDPYEDQWNYPENGYNIQYLNVPPGTYTFRVRGANNDGVWNGEEDRLRLLISPPWWHSAGAYALYGLLLLGALLISRNMLLTRERLKGKLALEQLNLAKTQELSELKSRFFANISHEFRTPLTLILGPLSSLMDRPGTQPFRRQLGLMHHHARGLLDLVNEILQLAKLESGSLPLQVEPLDVDETLRPWVLPFFELADQQDIQFQCVFLEAETTLYADREKLQKILTNLLSNAFKYTPEFGKIHFRAKKSGTRLILEVEDSGPGISVGDMPRIFDRFYHGSHAASGTGIGLALVKELVDMHQGKIEVESQAGKGTIFRVDLRLGSEHFAENLTSEPAQDQARLGVQEWAPVHSPIRSQATEVLTANAETPAVLIVEDHTDMREFLQEILQPSFQVLEARDGVQAWMIIERSAPDLIISDAMMPEMDGFELCRQVKTTARTAHIPFVMLTAKSSPEGVQRGIEHGADLYLTKPFEPRILQMHLDNLLRNRARVRDHFLHGQDVKLTPEEIRIAPQDRAFLDRVVRVIESHIGDSELGIELLCRELGTSKTQLYRKMKALVGQSANEFIRSFRLKHAANLLKSGGCTVGEAVFQSGFNDPKYFREAFKRQFGVNPSVYRRQFLKS